The Candidatus Delongbacteria bacterium genome contains a region encoding:
- a CDS encoding ABC transporter ATP-binding protein — translation MRDEVLLEARGLCKSYPHPGGVVDVLRDVDLTVRAGEVLAVVGRSGAGKSTLLHVLGGLEAPSAGTVTLLGQALWEGGETARARLRARHVGFVFQSHHLLPDFDALENVALAGLIAGLDPAEAESQARGWLERFGMTHRITHHPVELSGGECARVALARALVPSPAVLLADEPTGNLDRQQADRVLEDVLGIMAESGKCLIMVTHDPHLARIAGRVLELDEGRISG, via the coding sequence ATGAGGGATGAAGTCCTGCTGGAAGCCCGCGGCCTCTGCAAGAGCTACCCCCATCCGGGCGGCGTGGTGGACGTGCTGCGCGACGTGGATCTGACGGTGCGCGCGGGCGAGGTGCTGGCCGTGGTTGGGCGCAGCGGGGCGGGCAAGAGCACGCTCCTGCACGTGCTGGGCGGGCTGGAGGCTCCCAGCGCGGGCACGGTGACCCTGCTGGGACAGGCCCTCTGGGAGGGCGGCGAGACCGCGCGGGCCCGCCTGCGGGCGCGGCACGTGGGTTTCGTCTTCCAGTCCCACCACCTGCTGCCGGATTTCGACGCCCTGGAGAACGTGGCCCTGGCCGGGCTGATCGCCGGCCTGGACCCGGCCGAGGCCGAATCCCAGGCCCGGGGCTGGCTGGAACGCTTCGGCATGACCCATCGCATCACTCATCATCCTGTGGAACTGTCGGGCGGCGAATGCGCCCGAGTGGCCCTGGCCCGGGCCCTGGTTCCTTCTCCCGCCGTGTTGCTCGCCGATGAACCCACCGGCAACCTGGATCGCCAACAAGCGGACCGGGTGCTGGAGGACGTGCTGGGAATCATGGCCGAATCAGGCAAGTGCCTGATCATGGTCACCCATGATCCCCATCTGGCCAGGATCGCCGGCCGGGTCCTGGAATTGGATGAAGGTCGAATCAGCGGATAG
- a CDS encoding FtsX-like permease family protein gives MRGNWEWAVALRHLRGRHQTGFISVVTWFSVLGIFLGTAALILVLAVMSGFESEVQGRIIGLDAHLRIRSWHERGIPDPQGLTQKLAGLPHLKDMQPYILEKGMLRFRGESEGAVVRGNTAEGLATVLVRPESILEGQGTTAPVIPGGLPGILVGRYLAAGLGVVPGDTLLFVSPSGIVSSFSQPLVRRFLVRGIFELGIYEFDDAIAFIDLKEAQSLFRMGSLVTGLEVRLDDVERAPEAKEWLADRLEYPLGVWTWYDMHKNLFSMMKLEKWMMFIMLSLIVLVAAFNIISVLTMVTMERRKEIGILKSLGADPASIRRIFVREGLLLGGTGTLLGALLGLFICWLQIRFKILSLPPDVYFISTFPVELRWPDILAVVGSALLISLLATLYPAWRAASLHPVEVIRHEG, from the coding sequence ATGAGGGGGAACTGGGAGTGGGCCGTGGCCCTGCGCCACCTGCGCGGGCGGCACCAGACCGGCTTCATCTCGGTGGTGACCTGGTTTTCCGTGCTGGGGATCTTCCTCGGCACCGCGGCGCTGATCCTGGTGCTGGCCGTGATGAGCGGCTTCGAGAGCGAGGTGCAGGGCCGGATCATCGGCCTGGACGCGCACCTGCGCATCCGCAGTTGGCACGAGCGCGGCATTCCCGACCCCCAAGGCCTGACCCAGAAACTGGCCGGCCTGCCCCACCTGAAGGACATGCAGCCCTACATCCTGGAAAAGGGCATGCTGCGCTTCCGGGGTGAGAGCGAGGGCGCCGTGGTGCGCGGCAACACGGCGGAAGGTCTGGCCACGGTGCTGGTGCGGCCCGAATCCATCCTGGAGGGGCAGGGCACCACGGCTCCGGTGATTCCGGGCGGCCTGCCCGGCATTCTGGTGGGCCGCTACCTGGCGGCCGGGCTGGGCGTGGTGCCCGGCGACACCCTGCTGTTCGTCTCCCCCTCGGGCATTGTCTCTTCCTTCAGCCAACCCCTGGTGCGCCGTTTCCTGGTGCGCGGCATCTTCGAACTGGGCATCTACGAATTCGACGACGCCATCGCCTTCATCGACTTGAAGGAGGCCCAGTCGCTCTTTCGGATGGGCAGCCTGGTTACCGGCCTGGAAGTGCGGCTGGATGACGTGGAGCGGGCGCCCGAGGCCAAGGAATGGCTGGCGGACCGGCTCGAGTACCCGCTGGGCGTCTGGACCTGGTACGATATGCACAAGAACCTGTTCAGCATGATGAAGCTGGAAAAGTGGATGATGTTCATCATGCTCAGCTTGATCGTGCTGGTGGCGGCTTTCAACATCATCTCCGTGCTCACCATGGTCACCATGGAGCGGCGCAAGGAGATCGGGATCCTCAAGTCGCTGGGCGCGGACCCGGCCTCCATCCGGCGGATCTTCGTGCGCGAAGGCCTGCTGCTGGGCGGCACGGGCACGCTGCTGGGCGCCCTGCTGGGCCTGTTCATCTGCTGGCTGCAGATCCGCTTCAAGATCCTCAGCCTGCCTCCGGACGTGTACTTCATCAGCACCTTTCCCGTGGAATTGCGCTGGCCGGACATCCTGGCCGTGGTGGGCAGCGCCCTGCTGATCAGCCTGCTCGCCACCCTGTACCCGGCCTGGCGGGCGGCGTCCCTGCATCCCGTGGAGGTGATCCGCCATGAGGGATGA
- the lysS gene encoding lysine--tRNA ligase → MTHEQEGTKRPPVVQERLNKLESLRGLGVDPWPVGFVREQRVAGVLAEFAALQESGAAVSLAGRLMGLRRMGKATFAELRDGGEKIQLYVQRDQVGADTYDVFKLFDIGDIVGVTGRAFTTRTGEPSIEVNRIQLLAKNLQPLPASKEKDGQVFDEFSDKDQRYRQRYVDLLVNPATRTVFEQRSRIVSAIRRHLEGEGYLEVETPVLQPIYGGAAAKPFVTHHNALDMRLYLRIANELYLKRLIVGGFDRVFEFARDFRNEGMDRFHNPEFTQVECYAAYQDYRDMMRLVETLIAGIAVDLHGGTKVLLKGHEVELAPPWRRATMMELLQEATGENLLELDEPALRTLAKRLHVEVEPSDGWSRIVDEIFGALVEPTLIQPTFVCDYPREMSPLARRHRSDPRLVERFEAVVAGKELCNSFTELNDPLDQRQRFEEQNRLIQRGDAEAHPMDEDFIRALETGMPPTAGLGIGVDRLVMLLTGAESIRDVIFFPTMRPLA, encoded by the coding sequence ATGACGCACGAGCAGGAGGGGACGAAGCGTCCCCCGGTGGTGCAGGAGCGCCTGAACAAGCTGGAGAGCCTGCGCGGCCTGGGGGTGGATCCCTGGCCCGTGGGCTTCGTGCGCGAACAGCGCGTGGCCGGCGTATTGGCGGAGTTCGCGGCCCTGCAGGAGAGCGGCGCGGCCGTCTCCCTGGCCGGGCGCCTGATGGGCCTGCGCCGGATGGGCAAGGCAACATTTGCCGAATTGCGCGACGGCGGGGAGAAAATCCAGCTTTACGTCCAGCGCGATCAGGTCGGTGCCGATACCTACGATGTCTTCAAGCTCTTTGACATCGGCGACATTGTCGGCGTGACGGGACGAGCCTTCACCACGCGGACGGGCGAGCCTTCCATCGAGGTCAACCGCATCCAGCTGCTGGCCAAGAACCTGCAGCCGCTGCCCGCCAGCAAGGAGAAGGACGGACAAGTTTTCGACGAATTCAGCGACAAGGACCAGCGCTACCGCCAGCGCTACGTGGACCTATTGGTGAACCCGGCCACCCGGACGGTGTTCGAGCAGCGCAGCCGGATCGTGTCGGCCATCCGCCGGCACCTGGAGGGCGAGGGCTACCTCGAAGTGGAGACCCCGGTGCTGCAACCCATTTACGGGGGAGCGGCGGCCAAGCCTTTCGTCACCCATCACAACGCGCTGGACATGCGTCTGTACCTGCGCATCGCCAACGAATTGTATCTGAAGCGCCTGATCGTGGGCGGCTTCGACCGTGTGTTCGAGTTCGCGCGCGACTTCCGCAACGAGGGGATGGACCGCTTCCACAATCCCGAGTTCACCCAGGTCGAGTGCTATGCGGCCTATCAGGACTACCGGGACATGATGCGGCTCGTGGAGACTCTCATTGCCGGAATCGCCGTGGATCTGCACGGCGGCACCAAGGTCCTGCTCAAGGGCCACGAGGTGGAGCTGGCGCCCCCCTGGCGCCGGGCCACCATGATGGAGTTGTTGCAGGAGGCCACTGGCGAAAACCTGCTGGAACTGGACGAGCCCGCGCTGCGGACCCTGGCCAAGCGGCTTCACGTGGAGGTGGAGCCCTCGGACGGCTGGAGCCGCATCGTGGACGAGATCTTCGGGGCTCTCGTGGAGCCCACCCTGATCCAGCCCACCTTCGTCTGTGACTACCCGCGGGAGATGAGCCCGCTGGCGCGCCGCCACCGGAGCGACCCGAGGCTTGTGGAGCGCTTCGAGGCCGTGGTGGCGGGCAAGGAGCTGTGCAACAGTTTCACCGAACTCAACGACCCCCTCGACCAGCGCCAGCGCTTCGAGGAGCAGAACCGCCTGATCCAGCGCGGCGACGCGGAGGCCCACCCCATGGACGAGGATTTCATCCGCGCCCTGGAGACGGGCATGCCGCCCACCGCCGGCCTGGGCATCGGTGTGGACCGCCTGGTGATGCTGCTCACGGGGGCCGAGTCCATCCGCGACGTGATTTTCTTTCCCACCATGCGGCCCCTGGCATGA
- the prfB gene encoding peptide chain release factor 2 (programmed frameshift) gives MQKSDLRRVVKLGEERLEHLRGAFDVENRRSRATELDSLSLVADFWDQPENARTVLQEAARLKQVVERFDRVAMECRDLTELLELSAEEELEDIAPLIGTLEQDLDSLELATMLCGPDDSKNAILTVHPGAGGSESEDWAGMLLRMFKAFVEKQGWKLEILDEQPGELSGIKSASIEIDGDNVFGYLRSEIGVHRLVRISPFDSQSRRHTSFASVFLYPVVEEEDNSEIVIDPSEIRVDTYRASGAGGQHVNKTDSAIRMTHIPTGIVAQCQNERSQSRNRATALKMLKSRLLAKKREEEEVKRATLEGTKLDNAWGSQIRSYVLHPYNMVKDHRTGVETSDTTAVLGGEILRFVRGFLLDPVLNRPRAAK, from the exons CTGCAAAAGAGCGATCTGCGCCGGGTGGTGAAGTTGGGCGAGGAGCGGCTGGAGCATCTGCGG GGGGCCTTTGACGTCGAGAACCGCCGCTCGCGCGCCACGGAACTGGACTCCCTAAGCTTGGTCGCGGATTTCTGGGACCAGCCGGAGAACGCGCGCACCGTGCTGCAGGAGGCCGCGCGCCTCAAGCAGGTGGTGGAGCGCTTCGACCGCGTGGCGATGGAGTGCCGCGACCTGACCGAGCTGCTGGAGCTTTCCGCCGAGGAAGAGCTGGAGGACATCGCGCCGCTGATCGGCACGCTGGAGCAGGACCTGGACAGCCTCGAGCTGGCCACCATGCTCTGCGGCCCGGACGACTCCAAGAACGCCATCCTCACCGTCCATCCGGGCGCCGGCGGCTCCGAGTCCGAGGACTGGGCCGGCATGCTGCTGCGCATGTTCAAGGCCTTTGTCGAGAAGCAGGGCTGGAAGCTGGAGATCCTGGACGAGCAGCCGGGCGAACTCTCCGGCATCAAGAGCGCGTCCATCGAGATCGACGGCGACAACGTCTTCGGCTACCTGCGCAGCGAGATCGGCGTGCACCGCCTGGTGCGCATTTCGCCCTTCGACAGCCAGAGCCGGCGCCACACCAGTTTCGCCAGCGTCTTCCTCTATCCCGTGGTGGAGGAGGAGGACAACAGCGAAATCGTCATCGACCCCTCGGAGATCCGCGTGGACACCTACCGCGCCTCCGGGGCCGGCGGTCAGCACGTCAACAAGACCGACTCGGCCATCCGGATGACCCACATCCCCACCGGCATCGTGGCCCAGTGCCAGAACGAGCGCAGCCAGAGCCGCAACCGCGCCACGGCGCTGAAGATGCTCAAGAGCCGCCTCCTGGCCAAGAAGCGCGAGGAGGAGGAGGTCAAGCGCGCCACGCTGGAGGGCACCAAGCTCGACAACGCCTGGGGCTCGCAGATCCGCTCCTACGTGCTGCACCCCTACAACATGGTCAAGGACCACCGCACGGGCGTCGAGACCAGCGACACCACGGCCGTGCTGGGCGGCGAAATCCTGCGCTTCGTGCGCGGGTTCCTGCTGGACCCCGTCCTCAATCGGCCCCGCGCCGCGAAGTGA
- a CDS encoding SpoIID/LytB domain-containing protein, which yields MSRTPSASPSPASPWTQAPLLRILLAERLGKIEFRVSGPFRLESLDGTLLLESPGSELRWMARPLHCTPARLRHAVIVAAYADAKAARKLVAELETLGYAPRVMELGVRQQAEGGLRFGKLRHRVLVGGFDEMAEAAELMTHFQNRWRPRLVRERVEAPAGCVEITNAGFAFDREVQQGVRLLPAPGGQVTLFRLPCERWPDSPLEDRSFEGGLEFRVDNQGRLAVVNELDVDAYLRGVLPCELDCGFPAEAQRAVAVAVRSMVLSMRGLRHVTEDWHFCAGGHCFHYSGLTRSREATEAAVRTTAGDVLLIRDELCDAVSHACCGGHGENKEHIWSTPAEPVLNGRPDLPVRRARKPALSEEAAAREWILNPPDGCLCRVTRSAYPALLERSRKGFRWKEVYSRGELEEIIQRKTGVDLGTLYELVPVRRGVSGRIIELELIGSRRNLRLQKELKIREALSPGRLFSSAFVVHAEKDDEGLPQRFTLTGAGQGHGCGLCQVGAGALAEAGLDCRGILEHYFPGTALHRVYAPREA from the coding sequence ATGTCCCGCACCCCGTCCGCTTCCCCGTCACCGGCCTCGCCCTGGACGCAGGCCCCCCTGCTGCGCATCCTGCTGGCGGAACGCCTGGGCAAGATCGAGTTCCGCGTCAGCGGCCCCTTCCGGCTGGAAAGCCTGGACGGCACCCTGCTGCTGGAGTCGCCGGGCTCCGAGCTGCGCTGGATGGCGCGTCCCCTGCACTGCACGCCGGCCCGCCTGCGTCACGCCGTGATCGTGGCGGCGTACGCCGACGCCAAGGCCGCGCGCAAGCTGGTGGCGGAACTGGAGACGCTGGGCTACGCGCCCCGGGTGATGGAGCTGGGCGTCCGCCAGCAGGCCGAGGGCGGCCTGCGCTTCGGCAAGCTGCGCCACCGCGTGCTGGTGGGCGGTTTCGACGAGATGGCCGAGGCCGCGGAGCTGATGACCCACTTCCAGAACCGCTGGCGCCCGCGCCTGGTGCGCGAACGGGTCGAGGCCCCCGCCGGCTGCGTGGAGATCACCAACGCGGGCTTCGCCTTCGACCGCGAAGTCCAGCAGGGCGTGCGCCTGCTGCCCGCGCCGGGCGGCCAGGTGACGCTGTTCCGCCTGCCCTGCGAGCGCTGGCCGGACAGCCCGCTGGAGGATCGCAGCTTCGAGGGCGGGCTGGAGTTCCGGGTGGACAACCAGGGCCGGCTGGCCGTGGTCAACGAACTGGACGTGGACGCCTACCTGCGCGGCGTGCTGCCCTGCGAACTGGACTGCGGCTTTCCGGCCGAGGCCCAGCGCGCCGTGGCCGTGGCCGTGCGTTCGATGGTGCTCTCCATGCGCGGGCTGCGCCACGTCACCGAGGACTGGCACTTCTGCGCCGGCGGACACTGCTTCCACTACAGCGGCCTGACCCGCAGCCGCGAGGCCACCGAGGCTGCCGTGCGCACCACGGCGGGCGACGTGCTGCTGATCCGCGACGAACTCTGCGACGCCGTCTCCCACGCCTGCTGCGGCGGCCACGGGGAGAACAAGGAGCACATCTGGTCCACGCCGGCCGAGCCCGTGCTGAACGGCCGCCCGGATCTGCCCGTGCGCCGGGCCCGCAAGCCCGCCCTGAGCGAGGAGGCCGCCGCCCGGGAGTGGATCCTCAACCCGCCCGACGGCTGCCTCTGCCGCGTGACCCGCAGCGCCTATCCGGCCCTGCTGGAGCGCTCGCGCAAGGGCTTCCGCTGGAAGGAAGTCTACAGCCGCGGGGAGCTGGAGGAGATCATCCAGCGCAAGACGGGCGTGGACCTGGGCACGCTCTACGAACTGGTGCCCGTGCGCCGGGGCGTCTCCGGGCGGATCATCGAACTGGAACTGATCGGCAGCCGGCGCAACCTGCGCCTGCAAAAGGAACTCAAGATCCGCGAAGCCCTCTCGCCGGGCCGCCTCTTCAGCAGCGCCTTCGTGGTGCACGCCGAGAAGGACGACGAGGGCCTGCCCCAGCGCTTCACGCTGACGGGCGCCGGACAGGGCCACGGCTGCGGGCTCTGCCAGGTGGGGGCCGGGGCCCTGGCCGAGGCCGGGCTGGACTGTCGCGGCATTCTGGAGCACTACTTCCCGGGAACGGCCCTGCATCGGGTCTATGCGCCGCGGGAAGCCTGA
- a CDS encoding RpiB/LacA/LacB family sugar-phosphate isomerase produces the protein MARRLIAAEQVRRAARAPKGQARLVLVKGRCVLTDEARDLAVRLGVRLDWVEEASLLAPAQAPGRAAGLTVEPAGRERVQLALASDHGGYPCRRHLAAELERAGFSVLDLGCPDPGPTDYPHWARLLAECVARGEAARGIMLDTVGVASAMVCNRVPGIRAAACESVAAALSSRRHNDANVLTLGGRLGEELCLQLALAWLKEPYEGGRHQRRVEMIMALDSPRRP, from the coding sequence ATGGCCCGCCGCTTGATCGCCGCCGAGCAGGTGCGCCGGGCGGCGCGCGCGCCCAAGGGTCAGGCCAGGCTGGTGCTGGTGAAGGGCCGCTGCGTGTTGACCGACGAGGCGCGCGATCTGGCCGTCCGGCTGGGCGTGCGGCTGGACTGGGTGGAGGAGGCCAGCCTGCTAGCTCCCGCGCAGGCTCCCGGCCGCGCGGCGGGGCTGACCGTCGAACCCGCCGGGCGCGAGCGCGTCCAGCTGGCCCTGGCCAGCGACCACGGCGGCTATCCCTGCCGGCGTCATCTGGCGGCAGAGCTGGAACGAGCCGGCTTCAGCGTGCTGGATCTGGGTTGTCCCGATCCCGGCCCGACGGATTATCCGCACTGGGCCCGGCTGTTGGCCGAGTGCGTGGCCCGGGGCGAGGCGGCCCGCGGGATCATGCTGGACACGGTGGGCGTGGCCTCGGCCATGGTGTGCAACCGCGTTCCCGGGATCCGGGCGGCGGCCTGCGAGTCCGTCGCCGCCGCGCTCTCCAGCCGCCGCCACAACGACGCCAACGTGCTGACCCTGGGCGGACGCCTGGGGGAGGAGCTCTGCCTGCAACTGGCCCTGGCCTGGCTGAAAGAGCCCTACGAGGGCGGCCGCCACCAGCGGCGGGTGGAGATGATCATGGCGCTCGATTCCCCGCGCCGGCCCTGA
- a CDS encoding sugar-binding domain-containing protein, giving the protein MLRPLLWLLVLVCSGLLQAAPVFQPASSQPPAPAWRPRLDSLDARLHELGGTWSWETENGQSGTCRVPSCWSGHPGEVRFRRVFTLPDAGVQSVWRLWFGGVSYSCRIHINGKFLERHEGSSGSFQIEIPERFLHFGGQNELDVRVDNRLSAHQTVPLKTQSGDPRNYGGIYREVYLLEGPRLRCEDVQWQLRRGAQEALDLNLRVRSTELLGLDSLRAAPDVWLDAILRRPEGAVLAAGRLAVQVKQQESVPLRFSIAGASPLPRWSPEQPELLELVLVLSQGGQVVHRTRKTLGIKEISGGPEGFRLNGQPYFLQGISYVADHPATGMAISVQQLQRDLETIKNMGVNLVLHMRGAPHPALGEICDRLGLLVISELPVWQIPPRLVAREAFRQAALAQATELVRQSRGSASWLGLSLGSGLDFSEGAESWIAEMQTLRTEGPLLLGAGGFFSRRVGDEAAAVKGLDFLLLEPFGSRSHQDLPRAGVPVLLARVGWAVETGNLEGYENPWGELHQAWAIQTTVLGAQRAWAAGGSLRPAGTIVHSFADWRGGRPQLASPPGQEPSLVTFGLHNEERVARGSAKELASLYSGAAPSTLSRGEYSPQHPAAFPLTGFALLILLLIGWKQNNVFGQNLRRSFIHSHGFFTDIRDRRVFQFGQALFLLVLVSGTLALLGSGWLHLLRKSPLMDRMLGLVVVLDPLQQWIHRLAWTPLESILQLGLALLGGQVLFALGLRVLGLLTNARFTYRQAVTLLAWSSTSLLFAIPVGIVFQPLMQSPAARIPTVILLVLLGLWYLARLFKALRIAFERRFWGMFALMSLLGLVLLVLVIVWYERSQSLFEYLDYYRHVYGGV; this is encoded by the coding sequence GTGCTTCGGCCGCTCCTTTGGCTGCTCGTCCTGGTCTGCAGCGGACTGCTGCAGGCCGCCCCAGTCTTCCAGCCCGCTTCGTCCCAGCCGCCGGCCCCCGCTTGGCGACCGCGGCTGGACAGCCTGGATGCCCGCCTGCACGAACTGGGCGGCACCTGGAGCTGGGAGACGGAGAATGGCCAGAGCGGCACCTGCCGCGTCCCCTCCTGCTGGTCGGGCCACCCGGGCGAGGTGCGCTTCCGGCGCGTCTTCACCCTGCCCGACGCGGGCGTGCAGTCCGTCTGGCGGCTCTGGTTCGGCGGCGTCTCCTATTCCTGCCGCATCCACATCAACGGCAAGTTCCTCGAGCGCCACGAAGGCAGCTCGGGCTCCTTCCAGATCGAGATCCCCGAGCGCTTCCTGCACTTCGGCGGGCAGAACGAGCTGGACGTCCGGGTGGACAACCGGCTCTCCGCCCACCAGACCGTGCCCCTCAAGACCCAGAGTGGCGACCCGCGCAACTACGGCGGGATCTACCGCGAGGTCTACCTGCTGGAGGGTCCGCGCCTGCGCTGCGAGGACGTCCAGTGGCAGCTGCGGCGTGGCGCCCAGGAGGCGCTGGACCTGAACCTGCGCGTGCGCAGCACCGAGCTGCTGGGTCTGGACAGCCTGCGGGCGGCGCCGGACGTCTGGCTGGACGCCATCCTGCGCCGGCCGGAGGGCGCCGTGCTGGCCGCGGGCCGGCTGGCCGTGCAGGTGAAGCAGCAGGAGAGCGTGCCCCTGCGCTTCAGCATCGCCGGCGCTTCGCCCCTGCCGCGCTGGTCGCCCGAGCAGCCCGAGCTGCTCGAGTTGGTACTGGTGCTCAGCCAGGGCGGCCAGGTGGTCCACCGGACGCGCAAGACGCTGGGCATCAAGGAAATCAGCGGCGGACCGGAGGGCTTCCGGCTCAACGGCCAGCCCTACTTCCTGCAGGGCATCAGCTACGTGGCCGACCATCCCGCCACGGGCATGGCCATCTCCGTCCAGCAGCTCCAGCGCGACCTGGAGACCATCAAGAACATGGGCGTCAACCTCGTGCTGCACATGCGCGGGGCGCCCCATCCCGCCCTGGGGGAGATCTGCGACCGGCTGGGCCTGCTGGTGATCAGCGAGCTGCCCGTCTGGCAGATCCCGCCGCGGCTGGTGGCCCGCGAGGCCTTCCGCCAGGCGGCGCTGGCCCAGGCCACCGAACTGGTGCGCCAGTCCCGCGGCTCGGCCTCCTGGCTGGGTCTCAGCCTGGGCAGCGGGCTGGACTTCAGCGAAGGCGCGGAGTCCTGGATCGCCGAGATGCAGACCCTGCGGACCGAAGGTCCCCTGTTGCTGGGCGCGGGCGGCTTCTTCTCGCGCCGGGTGGGTGACGAGGCCGCCGCGGTCAAGGGGCTGGATTTCCTGCTGCTGGAACCCTTCGGCTCGCGCAGCCACCAGGATCTGCCCCGGGCCGGCGTGCCCGTGCTGCTGGCGCGGGTGGGCTGGGCCGTGGAAACCGGCAATCTGGAAGGCTACGAGAATCCCTGGGGCGAACTGCACCAGGCCTGGGCGATCCAGACCACCGTGTTGGGCGCCCAGCGCGCTTGGGCGGCGGGCGGCTCCCTGCGGCCGGCGGGCACCATCGTCCACTCCTTCGCCGATTGGCGCGGCGGCCGGCCCCAGCTGGCCTCGCCCCCCGGCCAGGAGCCCTCGCTGGTCACCTTCGGGCTGCACAACGAGGAGCGCGTGGCCCGCGGCTCGGCCAAAGAGCTGGCCAGCCTCTATTCCGGCGCGGCACCCTCCACCCTCAGCCGCGGCGAGTACTCGCCCCAGCACCCCGCCGCCTTCCCGCTGACGGGTTTCGCGCTGCTAATCCTGCTCCTGATCGGCTGGAAGCAGAACAACGTCTTTGGCCAGAACCTGCGGCGCTCCTTCATCCACTCCCACGGCTTTTTCACGGACATCCGCGACCGGCGGGTCTTCCAGTTCGGCCAGGCCCTCTTCCTGCTGGTGCTGGTCTCGGGCACCCTGGCCCTGCTGGGCAGCGGCTGGCTGCACCTGTTGCGCAAAAGCCCGCTGATGGACCGCATGCTCGGGCTGGTGGTGGTGCTGGATCCCTTGCAGCAGTGGATCCACCGCCTGGCCTGGACGCCGCTGGAGAGCATCCTGCAGTTGGGCCTGGCCCTGCTGGGCGGGCAGGTGCTGTTCGCGCTGGGCCTGCGCGTGCTGGGCCTCTTGACCAACGCGCGCTTCACCTACCGCCAGGCGGTCACGCTGCTGGCCTGGAGTTCCACCAGCCTGCTGTTCGCCATCCCCGTCGGGATCGTCTTTCAGCCCTTGATGCAGTCCCCGGCGGCGCGGATTCCCACCGTGATCCTGCTGGTGCTGCTCGGGCTCTGGTATCTGGCGCGCCTCTTCAAAGCCCTGCGCATCGCCTTCGAGCGTCGCTTCTGGGGCATGTTCGCCCTGATGTCCCTGCTCGGGCTGGTCCTGCTGGTGCTGGTGATCGTCTGGTACGAGCGCAGCCAGAGCCTGTTCGAGTACCTGGACTACTACCGCCACGTCTACGGGGGCGTCTGA
- a CDS encoding AgmX/PglI C-terminal domain-containing protein, translating to MSTSHTALADYRRKPFANLDGLTIGLAVLFGLIELVLIYLGSQIEIPELSQKDIQELFAARYKMLKVEMAPVETAAEPLTTATDVAEEGGPAEEEAAPAQQEAREELERPAERQQGSAQASAERRSAASERRANRRAAISQQVINSTGGISLVTGSSGGSAARGLVDAAQVTSGGSVSTKGLVGMVTGKAAENVKRLKTDGAKAGSGGSGGVDLQGALTDVDTRAGGGGTVGALLEGAVQTYDRSGKFAGESARSSQALRAVINGYSPGLKDCYERQLQRDRGLKGSVLAKFTIKPDGSVTDVEMSQSNWSDPNAGRRVESCLKQKISSWRFDPIDPKLGDFKMGQKMAFGA from the coding sequence GTGTCCACTTCCCACACGGCCCTGGCCGACTACCGACGCAAGCCCTTTGCCAACCTGGACGGGCTGACCATCGGGCTGGCGGTCCTGTTCGGCCTGATCGAACTGGTGCTGATCTATCTGGGCAGCCAGATCGAGATTCCGGAACTCAGCCAGAAAGACATCCAGGAGCTGTTCGCCGCGCGCTACAAGATGCTCAAGGTGGAGATGGCCCCGGTGGAGACGGCGGCCGAACCCCTCACCACGGCCACGGACGTGGCCGAAGAGGGCGGACCCGCCGAAGAGGAGGCCGCGCCGGCCCAGCAGGAAGCCCGCGAAGAGCTTGAGCGGCCCGCAGAGCGGCAGCAGGGCAGTGCCCAGGCTTCGGCCGAACGGCGCTCCGCCGCCTCCGAACGGCGGGCCAACCGGCGTGCGGCCATCAGCCAGCAAGTGATCAATTCCACCGGCGGCATCTCGCTGGTGACGGGTTCCAGCGGCGGCAGCGCCGCGCGCGGCCTGGTGGACGCCGCCCAGGTGACCTCCGGCGGATCCGTCAGCACCAAGGGCCTGGTGGGCATGGTGACGGGCAAAGCCGCCGAGAACGTCAAGCGGCTGAAGACCGACGGCGCCAAGGCCGGCTCGGGCGGCTCGGGCGGCGTGGACCTGCAGGGCGCGCTCACTGACGTGGACACGCGCGCCGGCGGCGGCGGGACCGTGGGCGCCCTGCTGGAGGGCGCGGTCCAGACCTACGACCGCAGCGGCAAGTTCGCAGGCGAGAGCGCGCGCAGCAGCCAGGCCTTGCGGGCCGTGATCAACGGCTACTCGCCCGGCCTGAAGGACTGCTACGAGCGCCAGTTGCAGCGCGACCGCGGCCTCAAGGGCTCGGTCCTGGCCAAGTTCACCATCAAGCCCGACGGCAGCGTGACCGACGTGGAGATGAGCCAGTCCAACTGGTCCGATCCCAACGCCGGCCGCCGTGTGGAGAGCTGCCTCAAGCAGAAGATCTCCAGCTGGCGCTTCGATCCCATCGACCCCAAACTGGGTGACTTCAAGATGGGACAGAAGATGGCCTTCGGCGCCTGA